A genomic window from Cupriavidus metallidurans CH34 includes:
- a CDS encoding MFS transporter yields the protein MANAQNVAMPGGKAHNAPMTREEKKVILASSLGTVFEWYDFYLYGSLAAVIAKQFFAGLDPTSAFIFALLAFAAGFIVRPFGALVFGRLGDMIGRKYTFLVTILIMGLSTFIVGLLPGYATIGWAAPIILIALRMLQGLALGGEYGGAATYVAEHAPHGKRGAYTAWIQTTATLGLFLSLIVILLCRELTGPQFDTWGWRIPFLVSILLLAMSVYIRLSMSESPAFQKMKAEGKTSKAPLTEAFGQWRNLKIVILALVGLTAGQAVVWYTGQFYSLFFLTQVLKVDAKTANLLIAGALVIGTPFFIFFGSLSDKIGRKWIIMLGCALAVLTYFPLFKAMTHYANPALERAQQTAQIVVTADPKTCSFQGSPIAREIDFRSSCDIVKRTLAQASASYEVVQAPAGTMASVKIGDKEIKAFDATVTGGHSFDDASKKQIAAFKKEVSESMSAAGYPTKADPAQMNTIMVLVVLVILVIYVTMVYGPIAAMLVEMFPTRIRYSSMSLPYHIGNGWFGGLLPTISFALVAQNGNIYYGLWYPIIIAAMTFVLGALFVRETKDVDIYAND from the coding sequence ATGGCAAACGCGCAAAACGTGGCAATGCCTGGCGGCAAAGCCCACAATGCGCCGATGACGCGCGAGGAAAAGAAGGTCATTCTGGCCTCGTCGCTCGGCACGGTGTTCGAGTGGTACGACTTTTATCTATACGGTTCGCTGGCGGCGGTGATCGCCAAGCAGTTCTTCGCGGGCCTCGACCCCACTTCCGCATTTATCTTCGCCCTGCTGGCGTTCGCGGCAGGCTTCATCGTGCGTCCGTTCGGCGCACTGGTGTTCGGCCGTCTCGGCGACATGATCGGCCGCAAGTACACCTTCCTGGTGACAATCCTGATCATGGGCTTGTCGACATTCATCGTCGGCCTATTGCCCGGCTACGCCACGATCGGCTGGGCAGCACCGATCATCCTGATTGCACTGCGTATGTTGCAGGGCCTGGCGCTCGGCGGCGAGTACGGCGGCGCGGCCACCTACGTGGCTGAACACGCCCCGCACGGCAAGCGCGGCGCCTACACCGCCTGGATCCAGACCACCGCCACACTGGGCCTGTTCCTGTCCCTGATCGTCATTCTGCTGTGCCGTGAACTCACGGGCCCGCAGTTCGACACGTGGGGCTGGCGCATCCCGTTCCTGGTCTCGATCCTGCTGCTGGCCATGTCCGTGTATATCCGCCTGTCGATGAGCGAGTCGCCGGCCTTCCAGAAGATGAAGGCCGAGGGCAAGACCTCGAAGGCACCGCTGACCGAGGCATTCGGTCAATGGCGCAACCTGAAGATCGTGATCCTGGCGCTGGTAGGCCTGACCGCCGGCCAGGCCGTGGTCTGGTACACCGGCCAGTTCTACTCGCTGTTCTTCCTGACGCAAGTGCTGAAGGTGGACGCCAAGACGGCCAACCTGCTGATCGCCGGCGCACTGGTGATTGGTACGCCGTTCTTCATCTTCTTCGGCTCGCTGTCGGACAAGATCGGCCGCAAATGGATCATCATGCTGGGCTGCGCGCTGGCCGTGCTGACCTACTTCCCGCTGTTCAAGGCGATGACCCACTACGCCAACCCGGCGCTGGAACGTGCGCAGCAGACCGCGCAGATCGTGGTCACGGCCGATCCGAAGACCTGCTCGTTCCAGGGCAGCCCGATCGCTCGCGAAATCGACTTCCGCAGCTCATGCGATATCGTCAAGCGCACGTTGGCCCAGGCATCGGCCAGCTATGAAGTGGTGCAGGCCCCGGCCGGCACGATGGCTTCGGTGAAGATCGGCGACAAGGAAATCAAGGCCTTCGACGCCACGGTGACCGGCGGCCACAGCTTTGACGACGCCAGCAAGAAGCAGATCGCGGCGTTCAAGAAGGAAGTGAGCGAGTCCATGAGCGCGGCCGGCTATCCGACCAAGGCAGACCCGGCGCAGATGAACACGATCATGGTGCTGGTGGTCCTGGTGATCCTGGTGATCTACGTGACCATGGTCTACGGCCCGATCGCCGCGATGCTGGTGGAAATGTTCCCGACCCGCATCCGGTATTCGTCGATGTCGCTGCCGTATCACATCGGCAACGGCTGGTTCGGTGGCCTGCTGCCAACGATCTCCTTCGCCCTGGTGGCGCAGAACGGCAACATCTACTACGGCCTCTGGTACCCGATCATCATCGCGGCCATGACCTTCGTGCTGGGCGCGCTGTTCGTCCGCGAGACCAAGGACGTGGATATCTACGCGAACGACTGA
- a CDS encoding DUF4212 domain-containing protein, whose product MRKAPPDRMTPRERLAWRHNLRWIAVLLVIWFVVTFVISWFARELRFDFFGWPFSFWAAAQGALIVYVAMAALYAWHMNRVDRELDSETPDAETHPAPPTNPAGRS is encoded by the coding sequence ATGAGGAAAGCCCCGCCCGACCGCATGACGCCGCGCGAGCGGCTTGCCTGGCGCCACAATCTGCGCTGGATCGCCGTGCTGCTGGTGATCTGGTTCGTTGTGACGTTCGTCATCAGCTGGTTCGCACGCGAACTGCGTTTCGACTTCTTCGGCTGGCCCTTCTCGTTCTGGGCCGCCGCGCAGGGCGCGCTGATCGTATATGTAGCGATGGCCGCGCTCTACGCCTGGCACATGAATCGGGTGGATCGCGAACTCGACAGCGAGACGCCAGACGCCGAGACCCATCCCGCACCACCCACCAATCCCGCCGGTCGATCCTGA
- a CDS encoding sensor histidine kinase, with protein MSLLRLPWRRRSAAGPARATDPTRPTLADAAAEDQALADALPHLEETSAHPAPRSLFGEILDWMLAPLLLLWPMSIAVTYLVAKSIANGPFDRALEASAIVLSQQVREVNGRVTLQLPLSAREILRADETDNIYYQVVGKHGEYVAGDHDLPLPSEDEEGHAGLVSLRDDRVAGNDVRVAYTYVELKNISGAQPVLVQVAETLDKRARLANEIIKGVILPQFVILPLAVVLVWFGLTRGLAPLTAIQQRIRARNPGDTSPIDERAAPQEITPLVASFNDLLSQLEQSVQTQKRFIADAAHQMKTPLAGLRMQAELAQREQSPEELHRSLAQIAGSSKRTAHLVTQLLSLARMENLAGVGGMTPVNLTALARDVVKDLLPQAWARQIDLGLEGDEHPVMVTGNRVMLTEMLNNLVDNAIRYTPPGGHATVRVIADAFEPFAYLDVEDTGPGIPPSERGRVMERFYRVLGTNTEGSGLGLAIVREIVQQHGGEISIDDNVYQTEPRLAGARFHVTLRRAPPEETNT; from the coding sequence ATGAGCCTGCTGCGACTGCCGTGGCGACGCCGTTCCGCCGCGGGCCCCGCACGCGCGACGGACCCCACCCGGCCCACGCTGGCCGATGCCGCGGCCGAAGACCAGGCGCTGGCCGACGCCCTGCCACACCTCGAGGAAACCTCGGCGCACCCTGCGCCCCGCTCGCTGTTTGGCGAGATTCTCGACTGGATGCTGGCACCGCTTCTGCTGCTCTGGCCGATGAGCATCGCCGTCACATACCTCGTCGCCAAGTCGATTGCAAACGGGCCGTTCGACCGCGCGCTCGAAGCAAGCGCCATCGTGCTGTCGCAGCAGGTGCGCGAGGTCAACGGCCGCGTCACGCTGCAGCTTCCACTGTCCGCGCGGGAAATCCTGCGCGCCGACGAGACCGACAATATCTACTACCAGGTGGTAGGCAAGCACGGCGAGTACGTGGCCGGCGATCACGACCTGCCGCTTCCGTCCGAGGACGAAGAGGGACATGCCGGGCTGGTATCGCTGCGCGACGATCGCGTGGCCGGCAACGATGTGCGTGTCGCCTATACCTACGTTGAACTGAAAAACATCAGCGGCGCCCAGCCCGTGCTGGTGCAGGTGGCCGAGACGCTGGACAAGCGCGCGCGGCTGGCCAATGAAATCATCAAGGGCGTCATCCTGCCGCAGTTCGTGATCCTGCCGCTCGCGGTGGTGCTGGTGTGGTTTGGCCTCACGCGCGGGCTGGCACCGCTGACCGCGATCCAGCAGCGCATCCGTGCGCGCAATCCCGGCGACACGAGCCCGATCGACGAGCGCGCGGCGCCGCAGGAAATCACGCCGCTGGTAGCATCGTTCAACGACTTGCTGTCGCAACTCGAGCAGTCGGTGCAGACACAGAAACGCTTCATTGCCGATGCCGCACACCAGATGAAGACACCGCTCGCGGGTCTGCGTATGCAGGCGGAACTGGCCCAGCGAGAGCAATCACCGGAGGAACTGCATCGGTCGCTGGCGCAGATCGCCGGCAGCTCCAAGCGCACCGCGCATCTGGTCACCCAGTTGCTGTCGCTGGCACGCATGGAGAATCTGGCAGGGGTAGGCGGCATGACGCCGGTGAACCTGACCGCCCTGGCGCGCGACGTGGTCAAGGATCTGCTGCCCCAGGCATGGGCGCGGCAGATCGACCTTGGCCTGGAAGGCGACGAGCATCCCGTGATGGTCACGGGCAATCGCGTGATGCTGACGGAGATGCTCAACAACCTCGTCGACAACGCCATTCGCTACACGCCGCCCGGCGGGCATGCCACGGTACGCGTCATCGCCGATGCATTCGAACCGTTCGCGTATCTCGATGTGGAAGACACGGGGCCGGGCATCCCCCCGAGCGAGCGCGGACGCGTGATGGAGCGTTTCTATCGTGTGCTCGGCACCAACACCGAAGGCAGCGGACTGGGGCTGGCCATCGTGCGCGAGATCGTGCAGCAGCACGGCGGCGAAATATCCATCGACGACAACGTGTACCAGACCGAGCCTCGCCTGGCCGGCGCCCGGTTCCACGTGACGCTGCGCCGCGCGCCGCCGGAAGAGACCAACACATGA
- a CDS encoding response regulator — MRILIAEDDDVLADGLTRSLRQSGYAVDHVANGVEADSALSTQSFDLLILDLGLPRMSGLEVLKRLRARSAMVPVLILTAADSVDERVKGLDLGADDYMAKPFALSELEARVRALVRRGAGGGATLMRHGPLAFDQVGRIAYLNEQMLDLSAREVGLLEILLTRSGRLVSKEQLVDHLCEWGEEVSNNAIEVYVHRLRKKIEVGGIRIATVRGLGYCLEKYQPAVAAHG, encoded by the coding sequence ATGCGGATTCTTATCGCCGAAGATGACGATGTGCTGGCAGACGGGCTGACGCGCTCGCTGCGCCAGTCCGGCTATGCCGTCGATCACGTTGCGAATGGCGTGGAAGCCGATTCGGCCCTGTCCACACAGTCGTTCGACCTGCTGATCCTCGATCTCGGCCTGCCCCGCATGTCGGGGCTCGAGGTACTCAAGCGGCTGCGCGCGCGCAGCGCCATGGTGCCCGTGCTGATTCTGACTGCAGCCGACAGCGTCGACGAACGCGTGAAGGGGCTGGACCTCGGCGCCGACGACTACATGGCCAAGCCGTTCGCGCTGTCCGAACTCGAGGCCCGGGTGCGCGCGCTGGTGCGCCGTGGCGCGGGCGGTGGCGCCACGCTGATGCGCCACGGGCCGCTCGCGTTCGATCAGGTCGGCCGCATCGCCTATCTCAATGAACAGATGCTGGATCTCTCCGCGCGAGAGGTCGGTCTGCTCGAAATCCTGCTCACGCGCAGCGGGCGGCTCGTATCGAAGGAGCAGCTCGTCGATCACCTGTGCGAATGGGGCGAGGAAGTCAGCAATAACGCAATCGAGGTGTATGTACACCGCCTGCGCAAAAAGATCGAGGTTGGCGGCATCCGCATCGCCACGGTGCGCGGGCTGGGCTACTGCCTCGAGAAATACCAGCCGGCCGTGGCCGCGCATGGCTGA
- the recA gene encoding recombinase RecA yields the protein MDDKKAGAGVSAEKQKALAAALSQIEKQFGKGSIMRLGDGEIEQDIQVVSTGSLGLDIALGVGGLPRGRVVEIYGPESSGKTTLTLQVVAEMQKLGGTCAFIDAEHALDVQYAGKLGVDVGNLLISQPDTGEQALEITDALVRSGSIDLIVIDSVAALVPKAEIEGEMGDSLPGLQARLMSQALRKLTGTIKRTNCLVIFINQIRMKIGVMFGSPETTTGGNALKFYASVRLDIRRIGSIKKGDEVVGNETKVKVVKNKVSPPFREAFFDILYGQGISRQGEIIDLGVDAKIVEKAGAWYSYNGEKIGQGKDNAREYLRENPDIADEIENKVRLALGVAPLNTVAGAPAEVEG from the coding sequence ATGGACGACAAGAAGGCCGGCGCCGGCGTGAGCGCTGAGAAGCAGAAGGCGCTTGCCGCCGCGCTCTCCCAGATTGAGAAGCAGTTTGGCAAGGGCTCGATCATGCGCCTGGGCGATGGCGAAATCGAACAGGACATCCAGGTAGTGTCCACCGGCTCGCTGGGGCTGGACATCGCGCTGGGCGTGGGTGGCCTGCCGCGCGGCCGCGTGGTCGAGATCTACGGTCCGGAATCGTCCGGCAAGACCACGCTGACGCTGCAGGTGGTGGCCGAAATGCAGAAGCTGGGCGGCACCTGCGCGTTCATCGACGCCGAGCACGCCCTGGATGTCCAATATGCTGGCAAGCTCGGCGTGGACGTCGGCAATCTGCTGATCTCCCAGCCCGATACCGGCGAGCAGGCCCTGGAAATCACCGACGCGCTGGTGCGCTCGGGTTCGATCGACCTGATCGTGATCGACTCGGTGGCCGCTCTGGTGCCAAAGGCAGAAATCGAGGGCGAAATGGGCGATTCGCTGCCCGGCCTGCAGGCCCGCCTGATGAGCCAGGCGCTGCGCAAGCTGACCGGCACGATCAAGCGCACGAACTGCCTGGTGATCTTCATCAACCAGATCCGTATGAAGATCGGTGTGATGTTTGGTTCTCCCGAAACCACCACCGGCGGTAACGCGCTGAAGTTCTACGCCTCGGTGCGCCTGGACATCCGCCGTATCGGCTCGATCAAGAAGGGCGACGAAGTCGTCGGCAACGAGACCAAGGTCAAGGTGGTCAAGAACAAGGTGTCACCTCCGTTCCGCGAGGCGTTCTTCGACATCCTCTATGGCCAGGGCATCTCGCGCCAGGGTGAAATCATCGACCTGGGCGTGGACGCCAAGATCGTTGAGAAGGCCGGCGCCTGGTACAGCTACAACGGCGAGAAGATCGGCCAGGGCAAGGACAACGCACGCGAGTATCTGCGCGAGAACCCGGACATCGCCGACGAGATCGAGAACAAGGTGCGTCTGGCGCTGGGCGTGGCGCCGCTGAACACCGTGGCGGGCGCGCCAGCAGAGGTCGAAGGCTGA
- the recX gene encoding recombination regulator RecX — translation MPRPPLSLKARAVGYLSRREHSRAELARKLAPHAESAEEVEALLDVLERDNWLSNERFVDSLVHRRASRYGAARVLQEAKTHQLGNDQLRDLQDRLRDSELDRAREVWRKRFGVPPDSPEARAKQIRFMMARGFSRSVVGKIIRGAEDEGMDDLGE, via the coding sequence ATGCCCCGTCCCCCCCTCTCACTGAAAGCCCGTGCCGTCGGCTACCTTTCCCGTCGGGAGCACAGCCGGGCCGAACTCGCGCGCAAGCTGGCGCCTCATGCCGAGTCGGCCGAGGAGGTGGAGGCTCTGCTCGATGTGCTCGAACGCGACAACTGGCTGTCCAATGAGCGGTTCGTCGATAGCCTTGTTCACCGCCGGGCCAGTCGTTACGGCGCGGCGCGTGTACTGCAGGAAGCCAAGACGCACCAACTCGGCAATGATCAGCTACGCGATCTGCAGGACCGCCTGCGCGATTCCGAGCTGGATCGCGCACGCGAAGTTTGGCGCAAGCGTTTCGGTGTTCCGCCGGACTCGCCGGAGGCCCGCGCCAAGCAAATCCGGTTCATGATGGCGCGCGGATTTTCCCGATCGGTGGTGGGCAAGATCATCCGCGGGGCCGAGGACGAAGGCATGGACGACTTGGGGGAATGA
- a CDS encoding DUF2889 domain-containing protein, which produces MPLSPPANRVLRHRRAITAEAYLRDDGLWDIEARLTDTKPRDIELAGGRIRPEGQPLHDLWLRVTIDLRMNVVDAEACSDWVPYPTHCDLIGPAYRKLIGLNLSKGFRKAVRERLGSVAGCTHLTELAGVLPTAAIQAFAGDVFNIRDGVQDIDPEPPMQLHGCHALHFEGEVVRQFYPRWYGHQPKPKAGAAASSPQTASRADAPASGGEDTLAHRPNGTSG; this is translated from the coding sequence ATGCCGCTTTCCCCGCCAGCCAACCGAGTCCTGCGTCACCGTCGTGCCATCACGGCCGAGGCCTATTTGCGGGACGATGGCCTATGGGACATCGAAGCGCGCCTGACCGACACCAAGCCCCGCGACATCGAACTGGCGGGCGGCCGGATTCGCCCTGAAGGCCAGCCGCTGCACGATCTGTGGCTGCGCGTCACGATTGATCTGCGCATGAACGTCGTCGATGCGGAGGCATGCTCTGACTGGGTGCCTTATCCGACGCATTGCGATCTCATCGGTCCCGCCTACCGCAAGCTGATCGGTCTGAACCTGTCAAAGGGGTTCCGCAAGGCAGTTCGTGAGCGTCTGGGCAGCGTTGCCGGTTGCACCCATCTGACCGAACTGGCCGGCGTGCTGCCGACTGCGGCCATTCAAGCCTTCGCGGGCGATGTGTTCAATATCCGCGATGGCGTGCAAGACATCGATCCCGAACCCCCCATGCAGCTCCATGGATGCCACGCGCTCCATTTCGAGGGCGAGGTGGTTCGTCAGTTTTACCCGCGCTGGTATGGTCACCAGCCGAAACCGAAAGCCGGCGCTGCGGCGTCGTCCCCCCAGACCGCGTCACGCGCCGATGCCCCCGCATCAGGTGGCGAAGACACCCTGGCCCACCGGCCCAACGGTACGTCGGGCTGA
- the sucC gene encoding ADP-forming succinate--CoA ligase subunit beta, protein MNIHEYQGKEILRKYNVPVPRGIPAFSVEEALKAAEQLGGPVWVVKAQIHAGGRGKGGGVKVAKSIDEVKTYATNILGMTLVTHQTGPEGKKVNRLLIEEGADIKKELYVSLVVDRVSQKVALMASSEGGMDIEEVAAHTPEKIHTLIIEPSEGLKDSDADDIARKIGVPDASVPQARQALQGLYKAFWDTDASLAEINPLILTGDGKVVALDAKFNFDSNALFRHPEIVAYRDLDEEDANEIEASKFDLAYISLDGNIGCLVNGAGLAMATMDTIKLFGGEPANFLDVGGGATTEKVTEAFKLMLKNPNVQAILVNIFGGIMRCDVIAEGVITASKAVQLGVPLVVRMKGTNEELGRKMLADSGLPIISADTMEEAAQKVVAAVAGK, encoded by the coding sequence ATGAATATCCATGAGTATCAAGGCAAGGAAATCCTGCGCAAATACAATGTGCCGGTTCCGCGCGGCATCCCTGCTTTCTCGGTTGAAGAAGCCCTGAAGGCGGCTGAACAGCTCGGCGGCCCGGTGTGGGTCGTCAAGGCGCAGATCCACGCAGGCGGCCGCGGCAAGGGCGGCGGCGTGAAGGTGGCCAAGAGCATCGACGAGGTGAAGACCTACGCCACCAACATTCTCGGCATGACGCTGGTGACGCACCAGACCGGCCCGGAAGGCAAGAAGGTCAATCGCCTGCTGATCGAAGAAGGCGCTGACATCAAGAAGGAACTCTACGTTTCGCTGGTGGTGGACCGCGTGTCGCAGAAGGTGGCCCTGATGGCCTCGAGCGAAGGCGGCATGGACATCGAGGAAGTCGCTGCCCACACCCCGGAAAAGATCCACACGCTGATCATCGAACCGTCGGAAGGCCTGAAGGATTCGGACGCTGACGACATCGCCCGCAAGATCGGCGTGCCCGACGCCAGCGTTCCCCAGGCTCGCCAGGCCCTGCAAGGCCTGTACAAGGCATTCTGGGACACCGACGCCTCGCTGGCCGAAATCAACCCGCTGATCCTGACCGGCGACGGCAAGGTCGTTGCCCTGGACGCCAAGTTCAACTTCGACTCGAACGCGCTGTTCCGTCACCCGGAAATCGTCGCGTACCGTGACCTGGACGAAGAAGACGCCAACGAAATCGAGGCCTCGAAGTTCGATCTGGCCTACATCTCGCTGGACGGCAACATCGGCTGCCTGGTGAACGGCGCTGGCCTGGCCATGGCCACGATGGACACCATCAAGCTGTTCGGTGGCGAGCCGGCCAACTTCCTCGACGTGGGTGGCGGCGCCACCACCGAGAAGGTGACCGAAGCCTTCAAGCTGATGCTGAAGAACCCGAACGTGCAGGCCATCCTGGTCAACATCTTCGGCGGCATCATGCGTTGCGACGTGATCGCCGAAGGCGTGATCACCGCTTCGAAGGCCGTGCAGCTTGGCGTGCCGCTGGTCGTCCGCATGAAGGGCACGAACGAAGAGCTGGGCCGCAAGATGCTGGCTGATTCCGGTCTGCCGATCATCTCGGCCGACACGATGGAAGAAGCCGCCCAGAAGGTCGTGGCCGCCGTCGCTGGCAAGTAA
- the sucD gene encoding succinate--CoA ligase subunit alpha produces the protein MSILINKDTKVITQGITGKTGQFHTRGCRDYANGKNCFVAGVNPKKAGEDFEGIPIYASVKDAKEQTGATVSVIYVPPAGAAAAIWEAVDADLDLVVCITEGIPVRDMMEVKDKMRRQNKKTLLLGPNCPGLITPDEIKIGIMPGHIHRKGRIGVVSRSGTLTYEAVGQLTALGLGQSSAVGIGGDPINGLKHIDVMKMFNDDPETDAVVMIGEIGGPDEANAAYWIKENMKKPVVGFIAGVTAPPGKRMGHAGALISGGADTAQAKLEIMEACGIKVTKNPSEMGRLLKAML, from the coding sequence ATGAGCATTCTGATCAACAAGGACACCAAGGTCATCACCCAGGGCATCACCGGCAAGACGGGCCAGTTCCACACCCGCGGCTGCCGTGACTATGCCAATGGCAAGAACTGCTTCGTGGCAGGCGTGAACCCGAAGAAGGCCGGTGAAGATTTCGAAGGCATTCCCATCTACGCAAGCGTCAAGGATGCCAAGGAACAAACCGGCGCGACCGTGTCGGTGATCTACGTGCCGCCCGCAGGCGCCGCTGCCGCCATCTGGGAAGCCGTTGATGCCGATCTGGACCTGGTGGTCTGCATCACCGAAGGCATCCCCGTCCGCGACATGATGGAAGTCAAGGACAAGATGCGTCGCCAGAACAAGAAGACGCTGCTGCTCGGACCGAACTGCCCGGGCCTGATCACGCCGGACGAGATCAAGATCGGCATCATGCCGGGTCACATCCACCGCAAGGGCCGCATCGGCGTGGTGTCGCGCTCGGGCACGCTGACGTATGAAGCCGTGGGCCAGCTGACCGCGCTGGGCCTGGGCCAGTCGTCGGCCGTCGGTATCGGTGGCGATCCGATCAACGGTCTGAAGCACATCGACGTGATGAAGATGTTCAACGACGATCCGGAAACGGACGCCGTGGTCATGATCGGTGAGATCGGTGGTCCGGACGAAGCCAACGCGGCTTACTGGATCAAGGAAAACATGAAGAAGCCGGTGGTTGGCTTCATCGCTGGCGTGACCGCGCCTCCGGGCAAGCGCATGGGCCACGCTGGCGCGCTGATCTCGGGCGGTGCCGACACTGCCCAGGCCAAGCTGGAAATCATGGAAGCCTGCGGTATCAAGGTCACCAAGAACCCGTCGGAAATGGGCCGCCTGCTGAAGGCAATGCTGTAA
- a CDS encoding TerC family protein, giving the protein MELLSSSAFWIALGSIILTNIVLSGDNAVVIALASRNLPPAQQKKAIFWGSAAAIIMRVVLTVAAVKLLSLPYLKIVGALLLVYIGVQLLTGDDDEEGHDAKDNIWAAIRTILIADLVMSLDNVVAVAAAAQKGPEGSQLMLLVLGLGLSIPLIVFGSTILLKVMERFPIIIVLGAALLGYLAGEMLVSDPVDAEWFQVHVPHAHLVFGVVGAVLVVMLGKLLRRRSAQTA; this is encoded by the coding sequence GTGGAATTGTTGTCCAGCAGCGCATTCTGGATTGCGCTGGGATCGATCATCCTGACCAACATCGTCCTGTCGGGCGACAACGCAGTCGTGATCGCGCTCGCATCCCGCAATCTGCCCCCTGCCCAGCAGAAGAAGGCCATTTTCTGGGGTAGTGCCGCCGCCATCATCATGCGGGTGGTTCTGACCGTGGCCGCAGTCAAGCTGCTGAGCCTGCCGTACCTGAAGATCGTGGGTGCCTTGCTGCTGGTCTATATCGGCGTGCAACTGCTGACCGGCGACGACGATGAAGAAGGCCATGACGCCAAGGACAATATCTGGGCTGCCATCCGCACCATCCTGATCGCCGACCTGGTGATGTCGCTGGACAACGTGGTGGCCGTGGCCGCAGCCGCGCAGAAGGGTCCCGAAGGCAGCCAGCTGATGCTGCTGGTGCTGGGTCTGGGCCTGTCGATTCCGCTGATCGTCTTCGGCAGCACGATCCTGCTTAAGGTGATGGAGCGCTTCCCGATCATCATCGTGCTGGGTGCCGCGCTGCTGGGCTATCTGGCTGGCGAAATGCTCGTCAGCGACCCGGTGGATGCCGAGTGGTTCCAGGTACACGTGCCGCATGCGCACCTGGTGTTCGGCGTCGTGGGCGCCGTGCTGGTGGTCATGCTCGGCAAGCTGCTGCGTCGCCGTTCCGCACAGACGGCCTGA
- a CDS encoding pilin — translation MTRQIKVVFLREQRRALERKNRRGFTLIELMIVVAIIGILAGVAIPQYQDYIARSQFAEGMSLASGQKAGVIESFAAAGACPNNASAAVDGVPVASAIKGSYVQSVTTGGTASNAGGCTIIAKFKDEGITRGLLGKQVTLTMGNADGGSVTWQCESSADKRYVPQACAKASESGKTTTTTTG, via the coding sequence ATGACGCGTCAAATCAAGGTTGTTTTCCTGCGCGAACAACGCCGCGCATTGGAGCGAAAGAATCGTCGAGGCTTCACGCTGATCGAACTGATGATCGTTGTCGCGATCATCGGCATTCTTGCCGGCGTCGCCATCCCGCAGTACCAGGACTACATCGCGCGGTCCCAGTTTGCCGAAGGCATGAGCCTGGCCTCCGGGCAGAAAGCCGGCGTGATCGAATCGTTCGCGGCGGCTGGCGCCTGCCCGAACAATGCGAGCGCGGCCGTCGATGGCGTGCCCGTGGCCTCGGCGATCAAGGGGAGCTATGTACAGAGCGTCACCACGGGTGGCACGGCTTCCAATGCTGGCGGCTGCACGATCATCGCCAAGTTCAAGGACGAAGGTATTACCAGGGGCCTGCTCGGCAAGCAGGTGACGTTGACTATGGGTAATGCAGACGGCGGATCGGTGACGTGGCAGTGCGAGTCTTCGGCGGACAAGCGGTACGTGCCGCAGGCCTGCGCGAAAGCGAGTGAGTCGGGTAAGACAACTACGACGACCACGGGCTGA
- a CDS encoding pilin, protein MDRRHLIRVSATGEASHNCAFSSHIPAIATFLRDLCNVNFYATNSLEDASGRAALKPSRPDANNNFPGGHMQYRVSSQRSQARARRQAGFTLIELMIVVAIVGILAVIAVPQYQDYVARAQFAEGLTLASAQKAAVVESFSQRGFCPSNSYSEYDGIPVSGHISGSYVQSVIVGGSATEGGVGCTITATFRTENVSPGLSGKTLTLTMFGGSSGSIAWLCKSDAENRYIPRSCT, encoded by the coding sequence ATGGATCGGAGGCATCTGATCCGCGTATCGGCAACGGGCGAGGCATCGCACAATTGTGCCTTTTCGTCGCACATACCAGCGATTGCGACGTTCCTCCGCGACTTGTGCAACGTCAATTTCTACGCGACCAACTCCCTGGAAGATGCCTCGGGCCGGGCGGCACTCAAGCCGTCCCGGCCAGATGCCAACAACAACTTCCCAGGGGGTCATATGCAATACCGGGTCTCATCCCAACGTTCGCAAGCGCGTGCACGGCGCCAGGCAGGCTTCACACTGATCGAACTGATGATCGTCGTCGCGATCGTCGGCATTCTTGCGGTGATCGCGGTTCCGCAGTATCAGGACTACGTGGCCAGGGCGCAGTTTGCCGAGGGCCTCACGCTAGCTTCGGCGCAGAAGGCGGCGGTCGTCGAATCGTTTTCGCAGCGTGGTTTCTGCCCGAGCAATTCTTATAGTGAGTACGACGGTATTCCCGTGTCTGGGCACATATCCGGCTCATATGTTCAGTCTGTAATAGTAGGCGGATCTGCGACGGAGGGCGGGGTTGGTTGCACGATCACGGCAACCTTCCGGACTGAGAACGTCTCGCCGGGGCTCAGCGGAAAAACGCTAACACTGACGATGTTTGGCGGCAGTAGCGGCTCCATCGCGTGGCTTTGTAAGTCCGATGCCGAGAATCGATACATTCCTCGATCCTGTACTTAA